Proteins encoded by one window of Ramlibacter tataouinensis:
- a CDS encoding branched-chain amino acid ABC transporter permease, whose translation MNSVAILIQQVGGGVATGVIYGLVALALVVIYQATEKINFAQGEMAMFSTFSAWAMIQAGLPYWVAFSATIAGSFALGALIERFVIRGMAKAPVLSVVIVFIGLMLVFNSLAGLLFGHTMREFPSPFQGTAWLQNGIISAHRLGSILVCLLLLAGIYGFFAHTRYGLAMRAAAVNPASSMLCGIPVPLMYSLGWGGAAAVGAVAGMMVAPVVFLDTHMMSGVLLYAFAGALLGGITNPWGALLGGILMGVGENLLGAYLIGSELKMTFALLVLVAVLLLRPQGLLGKTIVTRV comes from the coding sequence ATGAACTCGGTCGCCATCCTCATCCAGCAGGTGGGCGGCGGCGTCGCCACCGGCGTGATCTACGGCCTGGTCGCGCTGGCGCTGGTCGTCATCTACCAGGCCACCGAGAAGATCAACTTCGCCCAGGGCGAGATGGCGATGTTCTCGACCTTCTCCGCCTGGGCCATGATCCAGGCCGGGCTTCCGTACTGGGTCGCCTTCTCGGCCACCATCGCTGGCTCCTTCGCGCTGGGCGCGCTGATCGAGCGGTTCGTCATTCGCGGCATGGCAAAGGCCCCGGTGCTCTCCGTCGTGATCGTCTTCATCGGCCTGATGCTGGTGTTCAACAGCCTGGCCGGCCTGCTGTTCGGGCACACGATGCGGGAGTTCCCCAGCCCGTTCCAGGGCACGGCCTGGCTGCAGAACGGCATCATCTCGGCCCACCGGCTGGGCAGCATTCTGGTTTGCCTGCTCCTGCTGGCCGGCATCTACGGCTTCTTCGCCCACACGCGATACGGCCTGGCGATGCGGGCGGCCGCCGTCAACCCCGCGTCCAGCATGCTTTGCGGCATTCCGGTGCCGCTCATGTACTCCCTCGGCTGGGGCGGCGCCGCGGCCGTCGGCGCGGTGGCGGGCATGATGGTTGCGCCGGTCGTGTTCCTCGACACGCACATGATGAGTGGCGTGCTGCTCTATGCGTTCGCAGGCGCCCTGCTCGGCGGCATTACCAACCCCTGGGGCGCCCTGCTCGGCGGCATCCTCATGGGCGTCGGCGAGAACCTGCTCGGCGCCTACCTGATCGGCTCCGAGCTGAAGATGACCTTCGCGCTGCTGGTGCTGGTCGCCGTGCTGCTCCTGCGGCCACAGGGCCTTCTCGGCAAAACCATCGTGACCCGCGTATGA
- a CDS encoding branched-chain amino acid ABC transporter permease, giving the protein MSMTPTNPALAATDVGFAPRRGWRRGVFPAIVLLVLVLPPLLLSDFRLTQFTTVAVYGLALLGLILLTGFGGQVSLGHGAIFAVGAYTTAIVMNSFGVSYWMAPLLGAASCFVLGYLFGLPALKLPGHHLALATFGLAVAVPQLLRFKGFDPWTGGFQGLTLVRPDPPFGLSLSGDQWMYLLAVLTLAAVYWIASNLLDSRMGRAIVAVRDHPIAATAMGIDTGSVKTMTFAISSLFTGLAGGLSAVSVLYVSADSFGAMLSITFLVGAVIGGLNSLPGAVFGALIVQFLPLLTERASQSASTAIYGVCVILAMYLMPTGIAGSLRSWVRRTERRARGQAR; this is encoded by the coding sequence ATGAGCATGACCCCCACCAACCCCGCGCTGGCCGCCACCGATGTCGGCTTCGCCCCCCGGCGCGGCTGGCGCCGCGGCGTCTTTCCGGCCATCGTCCTGCTGGTCCTCGTCCTGCCGCCCTTGCTGCTGAGCGACTTCCGCCTGACGCAGTTCACCACCGTGGCCGTCTACGGCCTGGCGCTGCTCGGGCTGATCCTGCTGACCGGGTTCGGCGGCCAGGTCTCGCTGGGCCATGGCGCCATCTTCGCGGTGGGCGCGTACACCACGGCGATCGTCATGAACAGCTTCGGCGTGTCTTACTGGATGGCCCCGTTGCTGGGGGCGGCAAGCTGCTTCGTCCTGGGCTACCTGTTCGGCCTGCCGGCGCTGAAGCTGCCGGGCCACCACCTGGCACTGGCCACCTTCGGCTTGGCGGTGGCGGTCCCGCAGCTGCTGCGCTTCAAGGGCTTCGACCCCTGGACCGGCGGATTCCAGGGCCTTACGCTGGTGCGGCCGGATCCGCCCTTCGGCCTGTCCCTGAGCGGCGACCAGTGGATGTACCTGCTGGCGGTGCTCACGCTGGCCGCCGTGTACTGGATCGCCTCGAATCTGCTGGACAGCCGCATGGGCCGCGCGATCGTCGCCGTGCGCGACCACCCGATCGCAGCCACCGCAATGGGCATCGACACCGGGTCGGTCAAGACGATGACGTTCGCCATCTCGTCGCTGTTCACCGGCCTGGCCGGCGGACTCAGTGCCGTGTCGGTGCTCTACGTGTCCGCCGACAGCTTCGGAGCGATGTTGTCGATCACCTTCCTGGTGGGCGCCGTGATCGGTGGACTGAACTCCTTGCCGGGTGCGGTGTTCGGCGCCCTCATCGTGCAGTTCCTGCCCCTGCTGACCGAGCGCGCCTCCCAGTCGGCATCGACCGCGATCTACGGCGTGTGCGTCATCCTGGCGATGTACCTGATGCCCACGGGCATCGCGGGCAGCCTCCGATCGTGGGTGCGGCGCACCGAGCGCCGCGCGCGCGGCCAGGCACGATGA
- a CDS encoding phosphotransferase family protein, with translation MSAASALSAPSEVAPDLHGEGLQDRLRQFLRSSFQAELAVGPLKRYSSGFSWITFGFSARWIGRPAQELIVQIGPPTGMFAPYSARPQALALASLKDSRVPVAALVAWSDDPAILGAPFFICEKVAGEVIEPWRLQSIDPGRRARLAEAFVEILGHLHAPGTPVGALQSDAQPVTPENAVELEIDHWSQRLREWACKPLPLLSWSERWLRSNVRAAPRLCIVHGDFRLGNFLADDTRVSAVLDWEMVHVGHPLEDLGWLFSATFNKGSRRLFGELEREAALDRYATVSGIRVADADLHYFECLALYKSIAITVAAQYSAQRRGYNDMRMTSMATQIAVMTRQLDRLIGGQT, from the coding sequence ATGAGCGCAGCGTCGGCCCTCAGCGCCCCCTCGGAGGTGGCGCCGGATCTGCATGGGGAAGGCCTGCAGGATCGCCTGCGGCAGTTCCTGCGATCTTCGTTCCAGGCCGAACTGGCGGTCGGGCCCCTGAAGCGGTACTCGTCCGGATTCTCCTGGATCACTTTCGGGTTCAGCGCCCGCTGGATCGGCCGCCCTGCGCAGGAACTGATCGTCCAGATCGGCCCCCCGACGGGCATGTTCGCGCCCTACTCGGCGCGGCCGCAGGCCCTGGCCCTGGCAAGCCTGAAGGACAGCCGCGTGCCGGTGGCCGCCCTGGTCGCCTGGTCGGACGATCCCGCCATTCTCGGCGCGCCCTTCTTCATCTGCGAGAAGGTGGCGGGCGAAGTGATCGAGCCGTGGCGGCTCCAGTCCATCGACCCCGGCCGGCGTGCCCGGCTGGCCGAGGCCTTCGTCGAGATCCTGGGCCATCTCCACGCACCCGGAACGCCCGTCGGGGCGCTGCAGTCGGACGCTCAGCCCGTCACCCCGGAGAACGCCGTGGAGCTCGAGATCGACCACTGGTCGCAGCGGCTGCGGGAGTGGGCGTGCAAGCCGTTGCCGCTGCTGTCCTGGTCCGAACGCTGGTTGCGCTCGAACGTTCGCGCCGCGCCGCGGCTGTGCATCGTCCACGGCGATTTCCGCCTCGGAAACTTCCTGGCCGACGATACGCGGGTGAGCGCCGTGCTCGATTGGGAGATGGTCCATGTCGGGCATCCGCTCGAGGACCTGGGATGGCTGTTCTCGGCCACTTTCAACAAGGGCTCTCGCCGGCTCTTCGGCGAACTGGAGCGCGAAGCGGCCCTGGACCGGTACGCCACCGTGTCGGGGATCCGGGTGGCCGACGCCGACCTTCACTACTTCGAATGCCTCGCCCTGTACAAGTCGATTGCGATCACCGTGGCCGCCCAGTACTCCGCGCAGCGTCGCGGCTACAACGACATGCGGATGACTTCCATGGCGACGCAGATCGCGGTCATGACCCGCCAGCTGGATCGCCTGATCGGGGGGCAAACGTGA
- a CDS encoding aquaporin: protein MLAEFIGTLLLLTAVIGSGIMAERLAQGNAAVTLLANTMATVFALFVLIEVFAPISGAHFNPVVTIAFGRSSGLAHGEQALYVIAQLAGAAAGAALANAMFELPVLQWAGKARGGAGQWLAEVVATAGLVLVIARAGAGRAPALVAAYIGAAYWFTSSTSFANPAAAFGRMFSDTFAGIAPASLTAFVASQAVGGALGLALARRLGQRE, encoded by the coding sequence TTGCTGGCGGAATTCATCGGGACGTTGCTGCTGCTCACCGCCGTCATCGGCTCGGGCATCATGGCCGAACGGCTGGCGCAGGGGAACGCCGCCGTAACCCTGCTGGCGAACACGATGGCAACCGTGTTCGCCCTGTTCGTCCTCATCGAGGTCTTCGCCCCGATCAGCGGGGCGCACTTCAACCCGGTCGTGACCATTGCCTTCGGCCGGTCCTCGGGCCTGGCGCATGGCGAACAAGCCCTTTACGTGATCGCGCAACTCGCGGGCGCCGCCGCCGGAGCGGCGCTGGCCAACGCCATGTTCGAGCTGCCGGTTTTGCAGTGGGCCGGGAAGGCGCGGGGCGGGGCGGGGCAGTGGCTGGCAGAGGTGGTGGCGACCGCCGGTCTGGTGCTCGTCATCGCTCGCGCCGGTGCGGGACGTGCCCCTGCGCTGGTGGCCGCGTACATCGGTGCCGCCTACTGGTTCACCTCCTCGACCTCATTCGCCAACCCGGCAGCGGCCTTCGGGCGGATGTTCAGCGACACCTTCGCGGGAATCGCGCCGGCGTCCTTGACCGCCTTCGTCGCGTCGCAAGCGGTGGGCGGCGCCCTCGGCCTGGCCTTGGCAAGGCGGCTGGGCCAACGGGAGTAA
- a CDS encoding arsenate reductase ArsC: protein MSMTDTPILNVLFLCTHNSARSILAEAVLNHIGKGRFKAFSAGSSPRDSQQPNPLALAVLREAGLSTDGLRSKSWDEFAGASAPPMDLVITVCDNAAGEACPFWPGHPATAHWGYADPSDAPGNEEQRRAAFRGTLQAIRNRLELLVSLPPERLGKLRLQQTARELGAK, encoded by the coding sequence ATGAGCATGACCGACACCCCGATCTTGAACGTCCTGTTCCTCTGCACCCACAACTCGGCCCGCAGCATCCTCGCGGAAGCCGTCCTCAACCACATCGGCAAGGGGCGCTTCAAGGCCTTCTCCGCCGGCAGCAGCCCGCGCGACAGCCAGCAGCCGAATCCGCTGGCGCTGGCCGTGCTGCGAGAGGCGGGTCTCAGCACGGACGGCTTGCGGAGCAAGTCGTGGGACGAGTTCGCCGGCGCCAGCGCCCCGCCGATGGACCTGGTCATCACGGTCTGCGACAACGCGGCCGGCGAGGCCTGCCCGTTCTGGCCCGGCCATCCGGCGACGGCGCATTGGGGCTACGCGGACCCTTCCGATGCGCCGGGCAACGAGGAGCAGCGCCGGGCCGCCTTCCGCGGCACCTTGCAGGCCATCCGCAACCGCCTGGAGCTGCTGGTCAGCCTGCCGCCCGAGCGGCTGGGAAAGCTGCGGCTCCAGCAGACCGCCCGCGAGCTGGGCGCGAAGTGA
- a CDS encoding ArsR/SmtB family transcription factor, which produces MEENDVVRALAALAHPARIQVFRALVVVGRDGLTPGTIAEALSMPAATLSFHLKELAHAGLVTQERAGRNLVYRAAYDRMNDVLGYLTAHCCQGAECLDPAAAACKC; this is translated from the coding sequence ATGGAAGAGAATGACGTCGTCCGGGCGCTGGCCGCGCTGGCCCATCCGGCCCGCATCCAGGTGTTCCGGGCCCTGGTGGTGGTCGGGCGGGACGGCCTGACGCCGGGCACCATCGCCGAGGCGCTGTCCATGCCCGCCGCGACCCTCTCGTTCCACCTCAAGGAGCTGGCGCACGCGGGGCTGGTCACGCAGGAGCGGGCCGGCCGGAACCTCGTCTACCGCGCCGCCTACGACCGCATGAACGACGTGCTCGGCTACCTCACGGCGCACTGCTGCCAAGGCGCCGAGTGCCTCGACCCCGCCGCGGCCGCGTGCAAGTGCTGA
- the gltX gene encoding glutamate--tRNA ligase: MSTRTRFAPSPTGFIHLGNIRSALYPWAFARSTGGTFILRIEDTDLERSSQAAVDVILEGMAWLGLDPDEGPYYQMQRMDRYKEALRQMQDQGLVYPCYMSVAELDALRERQMANKEKPRYDGTWRPEPGKALPPVPEGVQPVLRFRNPLAGVVAWDDKVKGRIEIRNEELDDLVIARPDGTPTYNFCVVIDDIDMRITHVIRGDDHVNNTPRQINIFRALGKEPPVYAHLPTVLQPVVGEDGSVRVEKMSKRHGAKPVTQYRDEGFLPEAMVNYLARLGWSHGDDEIFSREQFLQWFDLDHLGKSAAQFDEAKLRWVNAQHMKAMPDEPLAMLVGEQLKKRGIAPDARLPRLCGLLKDRSDTTVALADWAQRFYQEVQPSAEDVAKHITEGVRPAIGLLAKMLEGVPWDKAAIAESLKEVLRATGLKMPQLAMPVRVLVLGTPQSPSLDAVLELLPRDIVLKRLANV; the protein is encoded by the coding sequence ATGTCCACCCGCACCCGGTTCGCCCCTTCGCCCACGGGCTTCATCCACCTCGGCAACATCCGCTCGGCCCTGTATCCCTGGGCCTTCGCCCGCTCCACCGGCGGCACCTTCATCCTGCGCATCGAGGACACCGACCTCGAGCGCTCCTCGCAGGCGGCGGTCGACGTCATCCTGGAAGGCATGGCCTGGCTGGGCCTGGACCCGGACGAGGGCCCGTACTACCAGATGCAGCGCATGGACCGCTACAAGGAAGCGCTGCGCCAAATGCAGGACCAGGGCCTGGTCTACCCCTGCTACATGAGCGTGGCCGAGCTCGACGCCCTGCGCGAGCGCCAGATGGCCAACAAGGAAAAGCCTCGCTATGACGGCACCTGGCGGCCCGAGCCCGGCAAGGCGCTGCCGCCGGTGCCCGAAGGCGTGCAGCCGGTGCTGCGCTTCCGCAACCCGCTGGCCGGCGTGGTGGCCTGGGACGACAAGGTCAAGGGCCGCATCGAGATCCGCAACGAGGAGCTCGACGACCTGGTGATCGCGCGCCCCGACGGCACGCCCACCTACAACTTCTGCGTGGTGATCGACGACATCGACATGCGCATCACCCACGTGATCCGCGGCGACGACCACGTGAACAACACGCCGCGCCAGATCAACATCTTCCGCGCGCTCGGCAAGGAGCCGCCGGTGTACGCGCACCTGCCGACGGTGCTGCAGCCGGTGGTCGGCGAGGATGGCAGCGTGCGCGTCGAGAAGATGAGCAAGCGGCACGGCGCCAAGCCGGTCACCCAGTACCGCGACGAGGGCTTCCTGCCCGAGGCCATGGTCAACTACCTGGCGCGCCTGGGCTGGTCGCACGGCGACGACGAGATCTTCAGCCGCGAGCAGTTCCTGCAGTGGTTCGACCTCGACCACCTGGGCAAGAGCGCGGCGCAGTTCGACGAAGCCAAGCTGCGCTGGGTGAACGCCCAGCACATGAAGGCCATGCCCGACGAGCCGCTGGCGATGCTGGTGGGCGAGCAGTTGAAGAAGCGCGGCATCGCCCCCGATGCGCGCCTGCCGCGCCTGTGCGGCCTGCTCAAGGACCGCAGCGACACCACCGTGGCGCTGGCCGACTGGGCCCAGCGCTTCTACCAGGAGGTGCAGCCCAGCGCCGAGGACGTTGCCAAGCACATCACCGAGGGCGTGCGCCCGGCCATCGGCCTGCTGGCCAAGATGCTCGAGGGCGTGCCCTGGGACAAGGCGGCGATTGCCGAAAGCCTGAAGGAAGTGCTGCGCGCCACCGGCCTGAAGATGCCCCAGCTGGCCATGCCGGTGCGGGTGTTGGTGCTCGGAACGCCCCAGTCGCCCTCGCTCGACGCGGTGCTGGAACTGCTTCCTCGCGATATTGTGTTGAAGAGGCTGGCGAACGTTTGA
- a CDS encoding O-succinylhomoserine sulfhydrylase produces the protein MAGDRKLPDGLRPETLAVRAAVDKSQYGENSEALYLTSSFTQPDSELAARRFAGEEEGFIYSRFSNPTVASMEMRLAAMEGMEAAVGTASGMGAILLLCLSLLKAGDHIVCSRSVFGSTLKLLGTEFAKFGVETSFVSQTDLAEWKAAIRPTTKLLFAETPTNPLADVCDIRALADLAHEAGALLAVDNCFCSPALQQPAKFGADIVVHSGTKYLDGQGRVIAGALCASQELVTGKFVPVMRSAGISLSPFNAWVVLKGLETLGIRMEAQSQRALELARWLEAHPKVERVYYPGLTSHPQHELAMAQQSGRGGAVLGFDVKAVDADEARRNAFHVIDSTRLLSVTANLGDVKSIVTHPASTSHGRLTEAQRQAAGIRQNLVRVAVGLEHVEDLKDDLERGLGTL, from the coding sequence ATGGCCGGCGATCGCAAACTGCCCGATGGCCTGCGGCCCGAGACGCTGGCCGTGCGTGCCGCCGTCGACAAGAGCCAGTACGGCGAGAACTCCGAGGCGCTGTACCTCACCTCCAGCTTCACCCAGCCCGACAGCGAGCTGGCGGCGCGCCGCTTCGCCGGCGAGGAAGAGGGTTTCATCTACTCGCGCTTTTCCAACCCGACCGTCGCCAGCATGGAGATGCGGCTGGCCGCGATGGAAGGCATGGAGGCGGCGGTGGGCACGGCCAGCGGCATGGGTGCCATCCTGCTGCTGTGCCTGTCGCTGCTCAAGGCCGGCGACCACATCGTCTGCTCGCGCTCGGTGTTCGGCTCCACCCTCAAGCTGCTGGGTACCGAGTTCGCCAAGTTCGGCGTCGAAACCAGCTTCGTCTCGCAGACCGACCTGGCCGAGTGGAAAGCGGCAATCCGGCCGACCACCAAGCTGCTGTTCGCCGAGACGCCGACCAACCCGCTGGCCGACGTCTGCGACATCCGCGCGCTGGCCGACCTCGCGCACGAGGCCGGTGCGCTGCTGGCCGTGGACAACTGCTTCTGCTCGCCGGCGCTGCAGCAGCCGGCGAAGTTCGGCGCCGACATCGTGGTGCACTCGGGCACCAAGTACCTCGACGGCCAGGGCCGGGTCATCGCCGGCGCGCTGTGCGCCAGCCAGGAGCTGGTCACCGGCAAGTTCGTGCCTGTGATGCGCAGCGCCGGCATCAGCCTGTCGCCCTTCAACGCCTGGGTGGTGCTCAAGGGACTGGAGACGCTGGGCATCCGGATGGAGGCGCAGTCGCAGCGCGCGCTGGAGCTGGCACGCTGGCTGGAGGCCCACCCGAAGGTCGAGCGCGTCTACTACCCGGGGCTGACCAGCCATCCGCAGCACGAGTTGGCCATGGCCCAGCAGTCGGGCCGCGGCGGCGCCGTGCTGGGCTTCGACGTCAAGGCGGTCGACGCCGACGAGGCCCGCCGCAATGCCTTCCACGTGATCGACTCGACCCGGCTGCTGTCGGTGACGGCCAACCTGGGCGACGTCAAGAGCATCGTCACCCATCCGGCCAGCACCTCGCACGGCCGCCTGACCGAAGCCCAGCGCCAAGCCGCCGGTATCCGCCAGAACCTGGTGCGCGTGGCGGTCGGGCTGGAGCACGTCGAGGACCTCAAGGACGACCTGGAGCGCGGGCTCGGCACGCTCTGA
- the purF gene encoding amidophosphoribosyltransferase: MCGIVGVVSAAPVNQLIYDALLLLQHRGQDAAGIATQQGRKFFMHKAKGMVRDVFRTRNMRALPGNAGLGQVRYPTAGNAYSEEEAQPFYVNAPFGIVLVHNGNLTNAKALKAELFSSDHRHINTESDSEVLLNVFAHELEKATRGGPLQPDDVFTAVRNVHRRVRGSYAVIALIAGHGVLAFRDPFGIRPLSLGRGADGTVMVASESVALEGSGQAFERHVAPGEAVFIDLQGRLHAQPCADDPKLYPCIFEYVYLARPDSVLDGISVYQARLNMGETLAKRVISTVPPNEIDVIIPIPESSRPSATQLAHLLGIPYREGFVKNRYVGRTFIMPGQGVRKKSVRQKLNVIGSEFRGRNVLLVDDSIVRGTTSREIVQMARDAGAKKVYLASAAPPVRFPNVYGIDMPTASELVAHGRSVEEVRQIIGCDALIYQDVEPMKRAVAAAAGPGAPKLDGFDASCFDGVYVTGDINPDDIARINEARLGQEDPLEETTSRLVLPNAQDA, from the coding sequence ATGTGTGGAATCGTCGGCGTCGTCAGCGCCGCTCCCGTCAACCAGCTGATCTACGACGCGCTGCTGCTGCTGCAGCACCGCGGCCAGGACGCGGCCGGCATCGCGACCCAGCAGGGCCGCAAGTTCTTCATGCACAAGGCCAAGGGGATGGTGCGCGACGTGTTCCGCACCCGCAACATGCGTGCCCTGCCGGGCAACGCGGGCCTGGGCCAGGTGCGCTACCCGACGGCCGGCAATGCCTACAGCGAGGAGGAGGCCCAGCCGTTCTACGTGAACGCGCCGTTCGGCATCGTGCTGGTGCACAACGGCAACCTGACCAACGCGAAGGCGCTCAAGGCCGAGCTGTTCTCCAGCGACCACCGCCACATCAACACCGAGAGCGACTCGGAGGTGCTGCTCAACGTGTTCGCGCACGAACTGGAGAAGGCCACGCGCGGCGGGCCGCTGCAGCCGGACGACGTGTTCACCGCGGTGCGCAACGTGCACCGGCGGGTGCGTGGCTCCTATGCCGTGATCGCGCTGATTGCCGGCCATGGCGTGCTGGCGTTCCGCGATCCGTTCGGCATCCGCCCGCTGTCGCTCGGCCGCGGCGCCGACGGCACGGTGATGGTGGCCAGCGAATCGGTGGCGCTGGAGGGCTCGGGCCAGGCCTTCGAGCGCCACGTCGCCCCGGGCGAGGCGGTGTTCATCGACCTGCAGGGCCGGCTGCATGCGCAGCCCTGCGCCGACGACCCCAAGCTGTATCCGTGCATCTTCGAATACGTGTACCTGGCGCGGCCCGACTCGGTGCTGGACGGCATCTCGGTCTACCAGGCGCGGCTGAACATGGGCGAGACCCTGGCCAAGCGGGTCATCTCCACCGTGCCGCCCAACGAGATCGACGTGATCATCCCGATTCCGGAATCCAGCCGCCCCAGCGCAACGCAACTTGCCCACCTGCTGGGCATCCCCTACCGCGAGGGCTTCGTCAAGAACCGCTACGTCGGCCGCACCTTCATCATGCCGGGGCAGGGCGTGCGCAAGAAGTCGGTGCGCCAGAAGCTCAACGTGATCGGCAGCGAGTTCCGCGGCCGCAACGTGCTGCTGGTGGACGACTCCATCGTGCGCGGCACCACCAGCCGCGAGATCGTGCAGATGGCGCGCGACGCCGGTGCGAAGAAGGTGTACCTGGCCAGTGCCGCGCCGCCGGTGCGCTTTCCCAACGTCTACGGCATCGACATGCCCACCGCCAGCGAGCTGGTGGCGCACGGCCGCAGCGTGGAGGAGGTGCGCCAGATCATCGGCTGCGACGCGCTGATCTACCAGGACGTCGAGCCGATGAAGCGCGCGGTGGCGGCCGCGGCCGGGCCCGGCGCGCCGAAGCTGGACGGCTTCGATGCCTCCTGCTTCGACGGCGTGTACGTCACCGGCGACATCAACCCGGACGACATCGCCAGGATCAACGAGGCCCGCCTCGGCCAGGAAGACCCGCTGGAGGAGACCACCTCGCGGCTGGTGCTGCCCAACGCACAGGACGCCTGA
- a CDS encoding CvpA family protein, whose protein sequence is MVTLDWVFLGVLAFSLLLGALRGLVYEVLSVLSWFAAFVLAQWLAPLVAPWLPMGGAVEPLRYAAGFAIVFVLAVFVGGLLAWASRKLIEAVGLRPVDRTLGAAFGLVRGMVLLLVLAVVVNMTPLRSAPWWTESMGAGASSAALRGLKPVLPGEFGQYLPG, encoded by the coding sequence ATGGTGACGCTCGACTGGGTGTTCCTCGGGGTGCTGGCGTTTTCGCTGCTGCTGGGCGCGCTGCGCGGCCTGGTCTACGAGGTGCTGTCGGTGCTGAGCTGGTTCGCGGCCTTCGTGCTGGCCCAATGGCTGGCGCCGCTGGTGGCACCCTGGCTGCCGATGGGGGGCGCGGTCGAGCCGCTGAGGTACGCGGCCGGGTTCGCCATCGTGTTCGTGCTGGCGGTGTTCGTCGGCGGACTGCTGGCCTGGGCCAGCCGCAAGCTGATCGAGGCCGTCGGGTTGCGGCCGGTCGATCGCACGCTGGGTGCCGCCTTCGGGCTGGTGCGCGGTATGGTGCTGCTGCTGGTGCTGGCCGTGGTGGTGAACATGACGCCGCTGCGCAGCGCGCCGTGGTGGACTGAATCGATGGGCGCCGGCGCCTCGAGCGCGGCGCTCAGGGGATTGAAGCCGGTGCTGCCGGGCGAATTCGGGCAGTACCTGCCCGGCTAG
- a CDS encoding SPOR domain-containing protein gives MAFFKFRKAAADKPAAPAQTESVETLRRRARHRLIGAAVLVLMGVLGFPLLFDSQPRPVAVDIPIEIPDRNKAKPLPLPVSAAPKAEVEAAASEPAPAAVAARPSASSAPARPIASGAVTSAATEPKPEPKPEAKAEAKPDPKSPAMPAESKDAPKAVAAPSKPQPAAPVQAAAARPAADADSARARALLEGKPVPVADKPVAEPPATAEGRFVVQVGAFSDPAKARETRLKVERAGLKTYTHVADTKDGKRTRVRVGPFATRAEADKAAGKIKALDLPAAILTL, from the coding sequence ATGGCCTTTTTCAAGTTCCGCAAGGCAGCCGCCGACAAGCCGGCCGCGCCGGCGCAAACCGAAAGCGTGGAGACCCTGCGGCGCCGCGCGCGGCATCGCCTGATCGGCGCGGCCGTGCTGGTGCTGATGGGCGTGCTCGGCTTCCCCCTGCTGTTCGACTCCCAGCCGCGGCCCGTGGCAGTGGACATCCCGATCGAGATTCCCGACCGCAACAAGGCCAAGCCGTTGCCGCTGCCGGTGTCCGCCGCGCCGAAAGCCGAGGTCGAAGCCGCCGCCAGCGAGCCTGCGCCGGCGGCCGTTGCCGCCAGGCCGTCCGCATCGTCGGCGCCGGCGCGCCCGATCGCCTCGGGCGCCGTGACGTCGGCCGCCACCGAACCCAAACCCGAGCCGAAGCCCGAAGCGAAGGCGGAAGCGAAACCCGACCCCAAGTCTCCCGCCATGCCGGCCGAGAGCAAGGACGCGCCCAAGGCCGTGGCGGCTCCCAGCAAGCCGCAGCCGGCCGCGCCCGTGCAGGCCGCCGCGGCCCGGCCGGCGGCCGATGCCGATTCGGCCCGGGCCCGCGCGCTGCTGGAAGGCAAGCCGGTGCCGGTCGCCGACAAGCCGGTCGCCGAGCCGCCCGCGACCGCCGAAGGCCGCTTCGTCGTGCAGGTGGGCGCCTTTTCCGATCCGGCCAAGGCGCGCGAGACCCGCCTCAAGGTCGAGCGTGCCGGCCTGAAGACCTACACGCACGTGGCCGATACCAAGGATGGCAAGCGCACCCGGGTGCGGGTCGGGCCGTTCGCCACGCGCGCCGAGGCCGACAAGGCGGCCGGCAAGATCAAGGCACTGGATTTGCCCGCGGCCATCCTCACCTTGTGA